TGGAATTCGGTTGGGCCGAATCTCTAGCTTGACTGTCTGTTTCGTTGCGGGTGATAAAAAAATGGATACCCGACCTGTTGAAATGGATAGTAGTACTAATCCTGTTGCGGATTCTGAAGTAGTGACGAATAGTAATCGTGTGGTTGAGGAAAAAATGGCGAGAAAAAAATCTGAAAGATTAACTTATCTTGTTGCTGCAATTATGTCTACTTTTGGAATTACTTCTTTGGCTATTATGGCTGTTTATTATCGCTTTTCTTGGCAAATggaggtatgtatatatatatatgtacacataCTACATCTATGTTTTTTAGTATGTTTTGTTATTATGACAATTTACTTATTTATGTGACCATGTTTCACTCTATTTACCAATTTATGTAAAAGGGTGACAAATCTACAACAACTTTTATTCTTTCATATTGGCGGAGCGGCCTGAGtaatatctttaattttttatatatttatttagttttaaagatAATTGGCAACTCTATCTAATTTgattttgtagtttaatttatttttttgttagtaAAAATATATCTGTTGTGGATAATTAAAATTTGTTGTAGATTTCTCGCTACCTATTACGTAAccatgtatttatatttttaacttatGCTGAATTTTGATAAACATGGTCGCATAAAAAACTACTTGTAATAATTTGTCAAATTATGAAAAGAAATCTAAATTTGCGGAAAACTAAATGGAATTTGTTATACAGGGTGGAGAGGTTCCTTATGTGGAGATGTTTGGTACATTTGCTCTATCTGTTGGTGCTGCGGTAACCACTCATCTCATTTCTAGctaatcgatatatatatatatattatataactctttggttatatatgattatgtatgctagtactaaATTATGGTTTGATGATTGAATAAAAATTGGGTGAAATGAATATGTTGTTGTTGCTAATAATACAGGTAGGAATGGAGTATTGGGCCAGATGGGCGCATGAAGCGCTTTGGCATGCTTCTTTGTGGCACATGCATGAGGTAATTAATTAGCAAATCATAGATTAGACACATTAAACAATTTAGATTTTGTGTTTGACTCCAAATCCCTAAGgtgatttatattttaattaatagtaCTAATCTTTGTAGCTCCAACTGtttcttaatttaattttattcctATGAAACCATTGGTACAATTTTCGTCTACCTATAAAATTTTTTCCCCCAATCAAGGAATCACAGTCCtcaatttaaaactaaacaaattaTAGTCAATTTGGTACTATTCAAATCTGTTGATAATAATTTAGACTTGGTCGTCAGCTAATTATAGTTTAATCAAAAGTTCATTTGGACCCATTTAACGaatgcatttttattttaatattactaGAATTCTACTAGATGTGCAACGATAGAGTATTTCTAGAATGTATGGGTTTGAACCTGAGACCTCTAGACAGGCAAAGCCAGTAAACTTTAATATGCTAATTATTACTCTAATTATGACATATACAAACGTTACTAATTTGCAAAGCTGATAACAAGAGTCGTTTAGCGCTACTTTTGACTCAAAACCCCAATTTAGCTTTGTAATTCTTTGGATTAATCTAATCAATCGTCATTATTTGATTATACAGTCGCACCATAAACCACGAGAAGGTCCATTTGAGCTCAACGATGTATTTGCCATCATAAACGCCGTTCCAGCAATTGCTTTACTTAACTACGGGTTCTTCCACAAAGGGATAGTTCCCGGGCTATGTTTTGGTGCCGTAAGTCTCCCTTTCTCTTCTAATTCTAAGCTTAATGCCGAATCAGTACATTCAGAGTATTTTAAAGCAGATACAGATTGTccacaaatttaaaaaatctacACATAACTAATCATCCCTAAAGGGTCACTGTTGATAACAACCTTACAAACGTAAGCttattataccaaaaaaataatgataataataaatgaataaaaagtgtTCAATAAAtatgtgtatttatatttaGTGGTGGTGGTTGCCTATAATTTGCAGGGGCTTGGGATAACAGTATTTGGAATGGCATACATGTTCGTCCACGATGGACTTGTTCATAAGAGATTCCAAGTGGGTCCCATTGCAAATGTTCCCTACCTTCGAAAGGTTGCAGCTGCCCACCAGGTAAACATGTGATCTCTCTTCATTTACGtgttctttttcattttttttaataataataatgtttttgtAATGTTTCAAGAAACAAACTAAATCTTTCAAACATTTGTCGCATGCTTGAACAAAATCTtgcatataaataattaaataagtatGTTTGTTTGATATTTAGTGTGTTAAGAGAAATttgcaaatttttttaaacatgtagATGTTAGTTGTTAGTAATTAGTTTTTCTCAAGTTAAAAAGCCGATGACTCGATTTGGATCCGAGACCTCTTAAAGAGCAAAACCACCCACTTTCTTCTTAAACCGCTAGACCAAGAACTTATTGTTCGTATTAAAAGAGAAATGGACAACCTTTATCAAGTTGCTGATGTTTAAGGAATGCTAATACTTAAATGCAGTGAGAGGATCATACATATCCTTTTGgactaaagatatatattagtagATACGTAGGGATGTTTGCTTTGTTTAGTCATAATATTTAGATGAGGTTTTGTTGTTTAGTATATcatgttttatttgaataacACTAATTTAAGAGGTATTTTGGGTGTTTTCAGTTACATCACACGGATAAATTTAATGGAGTTCCTTATGGCTTGTTTTTGGGACCTAAGGTACCTCATCCTTCTCTTTCTATAAATCTTTTAACGATACTTGGAAAGTTAAACTCGATAATGTTTTGTTTATTATCCAACTAGTTGGTCCGTTTACTACTCATTTCGTGATGATCTCACTAAAGCTTTATGTTGGTTATGTAGGAGCTTGAAGAAGTGGGAGGAGATGAGGAATTGGAAAAGGAGATTCAAAGAAGAATCAAgttgtataataaataaaaacgtatataaatataaaattcaaattaaatttaatttgtttcgTGTGTTATTCCGCTTTTGGTTACATAGAAGATTAGTACAAagtagaaagaaaagaaaagcaagCAATGACATACTTGGTACGAATGCAATTTTGTTAATTGATCTAATTTCTGATAGAAATTTAGTGTTTCAGTCCTTTGTGTTACTGTTAATTTACGCATTGTTTTGTTATACTCAtgtatacaactatacaagtagAGACGGTAGCAtgttttttattctatttttttttattcttaacattaaattttatcaaTCACGAGTAATAGAAGAAACTAGCGAAGAGCTAGATATACAAGAtgaagtttaaaaactaaaattaaaacattttgcccttatgttcaaaaaaaaaaaaaccattttgcCCATTCAATGCGGAGCGAGTTAATCTATTGGTTATTCATAAGAAATTGGTGGTCTTGACTTTTGTTTGAGAAGATACACTCAATTAATGTTTTGATTTGTCATCTTGGTTTGCTGCATATATGTCTATTAATGTTTGATAAAATGATGAGTATAAGCAATCAATGAACATAAAATGGATCAACTTCATATTTAGTTGATCTTATATATTGTACTTTTGGTCCCTTGACAAACTCAACAATAATGTTCATATAATCTGACATAACATGCATTTGATATTTCGGTAATAGATCGAAGACTGCTATTTTGTAAGCTATGTTTGGTTTGACGTTTTCTAAGAAGTCATCCTAAGGCTTAGTACTTTCgagtttaagaagaaaaaaaaatgtttttgataAAGTGCTTAACTTTTCAAGAGTTTTTCTTGGGTCAATGCTTTTAATTGGGTCAAAGAGCTTTTAATCATGAAGCTTTTATGTCCTCCCTTATTACGTAACCGACCTCAACTCCAAGCACCCAATTACCATTCTCGGCCTCGCCCTCTGGGCCTAACGATTTTATACTAATAAACTTACTTAGCTACCAAACACCAATAATATATACCTCTGGGCCTAACCATTTTATCTGATGATTCAAAtaactataagtctataactaCATAATATGAAATAGTAGACCGCATATGGCGTCTTATTACATTGGTTTTGTATTGGTCATGTCCTTAAAGCGCTTTTAACGGTTCGTCCGTTTGTTCATTGTTTTGGTGTCACAAAACCGATGCCATAAATAGCGCCTCCTAGCTTTGTGAAGTTCATCCCCTTCGTCGGTTAACCGACAAGGAAAAGACGAGTGAGTGGGTCCACCTTATTTCTCAACAAGAGGttcttttagttttaaaaaacgATTAATCCCCTAAACTTTATACATGTGACATGTGGATTCTActtaatttctttttcataatcttacactttaattttttataagttagCATCCTACGATTTATGAAGATTTTTAGCTTATAAATTATGAGGATTAATCgttaacttttagttttatacAAGTAATAAAGGGcaagatattaaaaataaaataaaataataaatggtGATGATGTGTCAGTTTGAAATAAGGTTAAATAATGAGATAAAAATGCTATGGTAAAATTAATATGTTAGTATTAGGAATAATTAACGTTTTTCTAAAGTGAGTGGGTTAAGACTTTTGTATTATGGTACTAATTTGGTATGGTCATATTATTCTGCATATTTAACAAAGCAAAACTTATAACATGGTAGTGGGGTAGGTTTCAATTCTTAACGTGTGGGGTATCATAACATGGTTATTgcaaatcttaatcttaatccaATGAAATAGAGACGTAAGGGACTAGAATTTATACTCGTATGAGTCAAGAGATGTTATCTTAATTAACTAAGTAgggaaacaaaaacaaaactataATTAAAGATTCGAAAGGATCCGAGTTTTGCTATGTGGATTGTGGAGGGCCTGAGAATATAATTGTCAGGGTGAAGCGAACTCTCTATAAAACTAAAAGATCATATGATTTATCATATGTGTCACTCCTCTTTGTTCGCTACATAAGCTTTTATTCTATGTGTCAGcttcatataattttattatgtctATACGTTTGTGATCTCAAATGCCATCTTATCATCAAATAACACCTCATACGTTTAGATGGAATAAATGTTGATCATGgcttaaaagaattaaaataatGTTGAGGATGGATCGAACCTAGGATTCTAGGAATAACGAGCTAAAAGGGAACATCATCAACAATTGAACTATAATCGTAATTGCAATCCAATTTTCGATAcaaataatctatatatataactaaagtatatataataaagattagttaatttaaataaatggttgaagttttatatttcaaaagtaattaatattaatagttaataaacaATAACAACATGGCAACATACATGAcatatattaaatcaaataatgttataaaaaaaataaaaataaaaaaataggatAAAAAAACCTAAGTAAAAATCCTAGATGTCAAATAAAGATGATTAccactaaataaaaaaaacatatcatctTTTTGTTTAAATAGAAAGTTTgaattaacaaaaattacatcaaATTTTCATAAGACTGTAAATTTAGACGTATGAAATAATTTCAATACAATTGAAAACcacttgaaattttaaaaacaaagcAACAGTGGCCCATTGTTGGGTTGGGCAAGCTCACAAAAAAATAAGAAGGTTGTACGTTattttttaggtaaaataaaacaaatattgaagtaaaataaataaaacaataggtttctctgtaccgaaaatcaccgtgcatcatgaaaatcattatgcatcaattgttttgtgaatcttcatgcatcaatttaatcatgatccaAGGGATCAAGAtattgtcctatttgttttaatttaacatggctacttgttttacaatacccaacctcttattatataactaagagaagaTATTTTTGCTTTTAATTAGACATACAAATTTAATTGTTACATtgtatttttgattatttgtcattttatcacaatatttatattttcacgTAATGTGAAGAATCATGTCATACTTATAAGTATAAGTAATTAGTTAATTAGTCAAagattttgtaaattaaaatcaatataaaATCTTAAACAAATACTGTTTggtataaatttattttcacGTTACAAGGAAATCAATTTGGTTATTTCACACCAATATATCAATATTTGTTTAAATTATAGTATATAGTTTACAATAAAATAGCTTAATTGTTTTGACTACTAAATTCTATCTGTTGCCTTATTGTCATttgataagatttttttaaaattgatttcGTACTTTCATTTTATGGTCAATTCAATTAATGATGCAACTTTTGTAAAAGATAAATACTATACTTagaatttttgtttgaaaaaataGTCGATTATACGTcaaataattgaaaattttgattaaaaaaatgatattattttCAGTTATACAATTatcgttatttttttttatgaagtattaataaatttgttatttgtatgattattttatggattttattaaatttttatcttttatgtttagttatttttttaataatgaatttACAAATAGAAAATCATTTATCAATTCTTTCTATATAACTTATGTGTTCTTCTTTTGTCAAGTAAGATATTTATTATGCAGCGTTTGgttgttaaaaaaattcttttaaattatatatgtaactatACGTGTAATGTAAAATTCGAAGATATTTAGTAATCATTCTACAATAATACTTTCTAATTAAATTATTACATTGTAGTTTTTAATGGTctgaaaaatacatatattatctactaattataatatttctgcttaattattataatgttaCCGTCCAACGgacgagtttaatctagttgaATATATGTCCTTAAGACAAAACTTAACCACACAATGTAAAAGTTTTTATTAACCTAAACGGATCATTCCCAGTTCCCATGACGACTTTCATTAGGCGTACTAGTATAGTACCCGCGTAATGTGGTGGTGGCCTGTGGTCATGACGGTGACGATGTGGTAGTGGGGGACGACTATTGGTGATGGAGGCGGTATCGAgtggtgtaggtaattgatgtaaaagtaatttaagggttaatagagatattttaaaagataaatgattgatagtgtaatttaatcgtTAATGTTAAAGAGATAGTATATGTCTATTTTAAGGGTGTTAGGTAAAAATATTACgcattttcaacactttcaaaaataaaaagttgctTTTTATATAAGAAAGTACTAGCACCGTACACGCACAATGTGGTGGTgatcgtggcggcgacggtgtggtggtgggggtgaATGTTGGTGGTGTCGAGTGATATAAATTATTGACATAaagggttaatgaaaatataaaaaaaaaattaaatgattgatagtataatttaatcattaatgttaagatgataatgttgatgaaaatattttaagggtgttaggtgaaaatattacacaagtttcaacaattttaaaaataagaagttatttttttttataatatagtatagataaataaaatttaagttatatttaatgtttatttccTTCCGTTTTATAATAGGTTTTAGAGAAATGCTAAGTTTATAAACCATTATCTTAAtctttactcctttataaaagaaatgacctctttttattttagttaattttacctttgaattaccagaattacccttgactttttatgttttgcccttaatgaattataatttacactctaaacctttattttaataattaacactataagtccttatcttttaaaaaaattcactatcacaattacatcaatctacaccacttggcactgccaccaccaccaatagaaccatcaccgacaccactagaccgccttcTCCACCAttaccgccgcattgtgcgggtaccatacTCGTTAAGACTTATGCAATGGATAATAATATTCGGCGACTCATTAATTAGAGCAAATGCttttaatcaaaacaaattgaGAATCATGTGATtagccaatttttttttataaaattatatcaatttaatCAAGTTTTTTGTGAATTTGCACAACAGCCACCATAATTGCAATAAGATCATCAAAATCGTTACAAGATTTATTAAATTACATTGAGATTTTGCCAAACGACAATGTGATTTTGTAAAATCTCTATACATGAATTGGATACTGTTGTTATTGTAAAAGTTACGATTTTAAGATCACATATTTATTAAAACCACAGGTCAAGTTTCAAACTCTTGAAATACACGCCCTCAGAGCCGGTCCTGGCATTTTGGATGCTCAGGGCAAGATGATGAAAAATATGCctatatcaaaaatattaaataacacaacaaaatgttaaatgttTATCTAGTCAAGTTAGGCAAACATGTATTAAATGATATATCTTAAACTCTTAAAAAAtgcaaattatattatatataaactatatacataaacataaacaaaatacaaatataatattaaaaagttagataTATGTCACCTAAGGAAAATGCGAAGTATGAAAGAAAACGGTTTGAAAGCTTCTTGACGAAGTGGCCAAAAGCAGATTTTAAAATATCGATTGTGCCATTGGATTTTTGTTATCAATAATAACTAGCTTACTCAACTCATTTACTGTGTGGGTTTTTAAAATGTTTCtacaaaaattaattaactagaaaattatataaaatctcACAAAATCATCAAATAGTAAAATACATCATGTTATTTGGTATTTTGTTttaccattttttattaaattagataaTATATTTACTCCTAGGAAGCTTGAGGGTTACtttgtaatataaattaattttaaggGGTATTGAATAAAAACTGaatatgaaaatcaaaaagGAGATCTCGTCCATTTAATGTCGTCTTCTTCACAGACATTTGGGACTTCACCTGAAAAGTGAAAACTCcattaaaacaaaacataagCTTTTCGTTTTTTTAGCTTGAATAGTAATTCAttttttacataaaacataatatattgaCTGTAGCACGAGATTCATTGTTGTAAATTACCCAAAAGTTGCCTGGTATGGCATCACATGAACCGAAATTTCTGCCCCTAGTTTTTTTGATGCTCAGGGTTGTCGCCCTTTTCACCCAGCACCAAGGCCGGCCCTGCACGCCCTCAATCATTTATTACGATTCTACCCATTGAAATTATAGCCTAATAACCTTTCTCAAAGTACAAAGATTTAGATAATTGGAACCCGTGGAACACTTTTTCAATGTAACTTTCTGATTTCGGTTATATAAACTCTTAATTTCTTgctaatttattaataataaaatgttgctctttcaaaaaaatccaaccttagttatcaaaaaaaaacttagtcCTTACGGAAGCTTGATGATATAACTCATCCACATAACGAAGGGACAACCCATCACTTCTATGAATTCTATCATGAAGACACTATACTagttaacctcccccatacaccatcgaggtattaagactcaaaacccgcagaaggcggcactgagcagttacttactatAAAATTCGACACGCTAGTTATTCAATTGCAATCAAGATACTAGCGAATGAGTTCATTTCCTCTATTTTCCAATAATTAGTAGACAATGAGAATAACTATActttttgggtaaaaagtgaTTCCCGTATAAACTTTTATACAAACAACAATAATTACAGTAGATCACAAGTGAATGAGTGATGTTACGGATTAATATAATTAGCATGTTTTGTTGTCATGTCTTTCAAATATTACGAATTTACTTTACAATGGATGTCA
The Erigeron canadensis isolate Cc75 chromosome 2, C_canadensis_v1, whole genome shotgun sequence DNA segment above includes these coding regions:
- the LOC122587205 gene encoding beta-carotene hydroxylase 2, chloroplastic-like; this encodes MSSMAAAISVPCSSRSFRMGRMPFLGQKPTSKFPSSVRKFDPFGIRLGRISSLTVCFVAGDKKMDTRPVEMDSSTNPVADSEVVTNSNRVVEEKMARKKSERLTYLVAAIMSTFGITSLAIMAVYYRFSWQMEGGEVPYVEMFGTFALSVGAAVGMEYWARWAHEALWHASLWHMHESHHKPREGPFELNDVFAIINAVPAIALLNYGFFHKGIVPGLCFGAGLGITVFGMAYMFVHDGLVHKRFQVGPIANVPYLRKVAAAHQLHHTDKFNGVPYGLFLGPKELEEVGGDEELEKEIQRRIKLYNK